Proteins encoded by one window of Pecten maximus chromosome 15, xPecMax1.1, whole genome shotgun sequence:
- the LOC117343769 gene encoding ELL-associated factor 1-like isoform X2 — translation MASDKTLRVDNKVHELKLGASFHPKSREAFHSIRYDFKPASVDTSKDSLLEVGEGHQVSITVPHVEGSGTTHTVYNGNKRECPKECVLIIDHSTGTFTLERLTNNIQLKKTRIEGSSKASLAGRPLTPVDVHNNKQKTSPMKPKVAAPVQISPPMNTESPSITPTQTEEVKDMLIGEISDSSYDSDSESSSDESSKAAPVPPPNLMPSTGGMKSYGSLLKTDLQLSDSSSDSD, via the exons ATGGCGAGCGACAAAACTTTACGGGTTGATAACAAAGTTCACGAATTGAAATTGGGAGCAAGTTTTCACCCTAAGTCTAGAGAAGCATTTCATTCGATACGGT aTGATTTTAAGCCAGCTTCAGTAGATACCTCAAAGGATTCCTTGTTAGAAGTTGGAGAAGGGCACCAAGTCTCTATAACTGTACCACATGTAGAG GGTTCAGGGACGACACACACAGTGTACAATGGTAACAAGCGGGAATGTCCGAAGGAATGTGTCCTCATCATCGACCACAGTACGGGCACATTTACCCTGGAGCGACTTACAAATAATATTCAACTCAAGAAAACAAG GATTGAAGGAAGTAGTAAAGCCTCTCTGGCAGGACGACCTTTGACCCCTGTCGACGTCcataacaacaaacagaaaACGTCACCCATGAAACCAAAGGTGGCAGCACCTGTTCAGATCAGCCCTCCAATGAATACCGAATCACCATCCATCACACCTACGCAAACAGaggaggtcaaag acATGCTTATCGGGGAGATTAGCGACAGCAGTTATGACAGTGATTCCGAAAGCTCCAGTGACGAGTCCAGCAAAG CCGCCCCAGTACCTCCCCCGAATCTGATGCCATCAACTGGTGGCATGAAGTCCTACGGCTCATTACTCA aaacaGATCTCCAGTTAAGTGACTCAAGTAGCGACAGTGATTGA
- the LOC117343769 gene encoding ELL-associated factor 1-like isoform X1, giving the protein MASDKTLRVDNKVHELKLGASFHPKSREAFHSIRYDFKPASVDTSKDSLLEVGEGHQVSITVPHVEGSGTTHTVYNGNKRECPKECVLIIDHSTGTFTLERLTNNIQLKKTRIEGSSKASLAGRPLTPVDVHNNKQKTSPMKPKVAAPVQISPPMNTESPSITPTQTEEVKDMLIGEISDSSYDSDSESSSDESSKGIGKKAAPVPPPNLMPSTGGMKSYGSLLKTDLQLSDSSSDSD; this is encoded by the exons ATGGCGAGCGACAAAACTTTACGGGTTGATAACAAAGTTCACGAATTGAAATTGGGAGCAAGTTTTCACCCTAAGTCTAGAGAAGCATTTCATTCGATACGGT aTGATTTTAAGCCAGCTTCAGTAGATACCTCAAAGGATTCCTTGTTAGAAGTTGGAGAAGGGCACCAAGTCTCTATAACTGTACCACATGTAGAG GGTTCAGGGACGACACACACAGTGTACAATGGTAACAAGCGGGAATGTCCGAAGGAATGTGTCCTCATCATCGACCACAGTACGGGCACATTTACCCTGGAGCGACTTACAAATAATATTCAACTCAAGAAAACAAG GATTGAAGGAAGTAGTAAAGCCTCTCTGGCAGGACGACCTTTGACCCCTGTCGACGTCcataacaacaaacagaaaACGTCACCCATGAAACCAAAGGTGGCAGCACCTGTTCAGATCAGCCCTCCAATGAATACCGAATCACCATCCATCACACCTACGCAAACAGaggaggtcaaag acATGCTTATCGGGGAGATTAGCGACAGCAGTTATGACAGTGATTCCGAAAGCTCCAGTGACGAGTCCAGCAAAGGTATAGGCAAGAAAG CCGCCCCAGTACCTCCCCCGAATCTGATGCCATCAACTGGTGGCATGAAGTCCTACGGCTCATTACTCA aaacaGATCTCCAGTTAAGTGACTCAAGTAGCGACAGTGATTGA
- the LOC117343799 gene encoding tRNA N(3)-methylcytidine methyltransferase METTL6-like: MASCNEKCDMEDTRSVILGHSARVLTKDEKQKLEKDDELISEFKRNKYELEAKKNWDLFYKRNTTKFFKDRHWTTREFNELCSNLGSSSGTRVILEVGCGVGNFIFPLLEQDSSLYFHACDFSPRAVQFVKENPLYDPERCNVFQCDITTDPLTNHMPENSVNLVSMIFVLSAINPEKMTAALSNIVKVLRPGGLLLFRDYGLYDYAMLRFQSGHKLSENFYVRQDGTRAYYFSTELLMKLVSEVGLTVCECEYVQRETVNRKEGLSVPRIFVQGKFVKPNQTDNSALNESDSRSPKTCKVLTTGDIDCQINSQNTYKSDGRDNDTSHIISQSTDGCDTRDNDTKSQTNSQNTDGHVS; this comes from the exons ATGGCTAGCTGTAACGAGAAATGTGATATGGAAGATACCAGAAGTGTAATTCTTGGTCATTCAGCAAGAGTCCTGACCAAAGATGAGAAGCAAAAACTTGAGAAAGATGATGAACTGATTTCTGAATTTAAAAGGAACAAATATGAACTAGAAGCTAAGAAAAACTgggatttattttacaaaagaaacacaacaaaatTCTTCAAGGACAGGCACTGGACAACCAGAGAGTTTAATGAATTGTGTAGTAACCTTGGAAGTTCTAGT GGCACACGAGTAATACTTGAAGTAGGATGTGGGGTGGGCAACTTCATCTTCCCACTCCTAGAGCAGGACAGCTCCTTGTACTTCCATGCATGTGACTTTTCACCCAGAGCTGTACAGTTTGTCAAG GAGAATCCGCTTTATGATCCGGAAAGGTGTAATGTCTTCCAATGTGACATCACCACTGACCCTCTAACCAATCACATGCCCGAAAACTCTGTCAACTTGGTGTCCATGATTTTTGTCCTGTCCGCTATTAATCCAGAGAAAATGACCGCTGCATTATCCAACATTGTCAAg gTGTTGAGACCGGGTGGTTTGCTGTTGTTTCGGGACTATGGGCTATATGATTATGCCATGCTGAGATTTCAATCAGGACACAAGCTATCCGAGAACTTTTATGTCAGACAAGATGGCACACGGGCATACTACTTCTCTACTG AATTACTGATGAAGTTGGTGTCAGAAGTAGGCTTAACAGTTTGTGAGTGTGAATATGTACAGAGGGAAACTGTTAATAGAAAAGAAGGACTGAGTGTTCCTCGAATATTTGTACAAGGAAAGTTTGTCAAACCAAACCAGACTGACAACTCAGCATTAAACGAGAGTGACTCTAGATCTCCTAAAACCTGCAAAGTTTTAACGACTGGTGATATAGATTGTCAAATAAACtcacaaaatacatataaaagtGATGGAAGAGACAATGATACATCTCATATAATCTCACAAAGTACAGATGGGTGTGATACAAGAgacaatgatacaaaatctCAAACAAACTCACAGAATACAGATGGACATGTGTCATAG